Below is a window of Malus domestica chromosome 13, GDT2T_hap1 DNA.
CAAACTTATTATTGACCAGTTCAGTAGTATTGACGATTGagtcaaatttaattaatttccagGTTTCCATTAATTTCCCAATTGCATTGGAAAAAACCATATCCAACCATTTCAAAAATATAACCCACATTTGGTTGGGCAGTTGTATTTCCTTTGATAACAACGTTGTGTTACACAATTGTGTTTGGTTTTGCTCACCATCATTCTAATCTGTAGGTCCCTCTTGTCCTTGACTTATTATCCATATGAAAACTTTTaatattccaaaattaatgaaatcggggtttgaccaaaacaaaaaagatgtAAATTTGAGTTTAGACATGTAGGCTAGAATAGTGTGCTCCACCAATCTGCAATCAAGTTCAAATCACTTTTCTGAGTTAAGATGAAATTAGAGTAATTATCTATCCTTATTGttgtaaaaataataataataaggaaTGCattcacacacttattttttatCTCTTACacatctttgttaattttttgtcattaatCTTCTTTAACTCATTTGACTCGGCAAATAATTGAGAGGATGTATGGATAGCACTAATAATAGTGAAGTTCATTTATAGTAGAGAGAGGCAATACAAAGTAATTGCAATGTGACCTCACAAAAATGTGATATCTCTAGCATTACGTGTCTAAATAGCattcatttttttatacaactATTTGCACTAGCAAGTTAAaaagaatactactagaccgtagaACTAAGTGACTAataattttcttaaataaaaaaataaaaaacaaagaaatttcCAAGTGAAAACCCTTTCTATATGGCCCCAGATATCAACGGCtaccttccattcaaaacacgTTCACAGTTCATACCAAACTGTCAAACTGTAGTTTCCATGCAGcgactctctctctcaaactgtCAAACTGTCAAATAAAATGGGAAACTCTTCTTCCTTTGTAGCTAGCATTATTTAAGAACCGCAACTAGTCCCCGAAGTGTAGCCCTCATAATATCAAATTATTTAATATCACCAATTCAGCACCATAAGTATGGGATGGCAGCTACTACAAATAAACACCAACTACTTGCCAAGTTTGATTTGTTCCATTCAATATTCAAACAAGAGTTGCAGCAGCAGCGGTCATATAACAATTCAAGAAACATTTGCAGGAGATTTATTTAGGAACAAGAATAAATTGTTTGTTGGCAGACAAGAAGCAGGAGTATGTCGCATTAGTTTATGATTCGGTTTCTCTGAGAATTCGCTTCAGAAACATGGGATTTGCCAGCAACGTAGGGAAGTACCAGCTCGGGCGAACGATTGGAGAAGGTACTTTCGCCAAGGTGAAGCTGGCACTCGACAGCACCAATGGCAAGTATGTTGCAATCAAGATCCTGGATAAGCATATGGTCATGCAAACCAATCTCAAGAATCAGGCATGTTTCCAAACCTTtcagtttttcttctttttgatttattgttttggagaaattaaataaaaacagaaCAAATTGTTGCCCAAAATTACAGGTCCAGAGAGAAATTAGAACAATGAAGCTTCTCAACCACTCCAACATTGTTCGCATTCACGAGGTATGTATCTTTACGCCTTAAAAGATTATCGGTTGTATATATTTTGcatcaattttttcttcaattaatttgtttctcaaaattttcacttaCAGGTCATAGGAACAAAGACAAAAATTTACATAGTTATGGAACATGTATCTGGAGGTCAACTCGCAGACAAGATGGTGAGTTAGTTTACTTTTCGTGTCCGATTTTAAATCTGGTGATTCGGGTTGCTTTTGATTGAAGTGAACAAGTTTAGCTAATTTTGTTTCAAACTCTTTAAAAGTTGTATGCCAAAAGATTTAGTGAAGGGGAGGCAAGAAAGCTGTTTCAGCAATTGATTGATGCAATGGACTACTGTCACAACAGAGGTGTCTATCACAGAGATCTAAAGGTGAGTAAAACCTAAatttacaactttttttttcacaattggAGCTTCCTCAACTGACTATGGTGTCATATGCAGCCTGAAAACTTGCTTCTAGCCAGTAATGGAACGCTGAAGATGTCCGATTTTGGACTCAGCGCACTGCGTAAGGTAGCAACATAAATCCTTATGTTCTCGAGCCGTTGTTCagttattttaattttactgtTGAAAGCTGACGATTTGTGTTGGTGCTTGCGCGAAACTTTGATGATCGACAGCCTGGTGACCTTTTGTCAACAAAATGTGGCTCTCCAAGTTATGTAGCTCCCGAGGTATGCAGGTTATCGATACATACAAAAATCATACCCTGAGTTTCATTTCATCAGATGGTTTGACGATTTCAATATTCGTGAACAGCTGATCCTGAGTAAGGTGTACGATGGAGCAGCTGCAGATGTTTGGTCTTCTGGAGTGATTCTTTTCGAATTATTAGCTGGTCATCTACCATTTGATGAATCTAGCCTGATGAGCTTATACAAAAAGATATCCAGAGCAGAATACACATTTCCGCAGTGGTTTACACAAGACCAGAAGAAGCTCATCTCCAGAATACTTGATCCAAATCCTAGAACGGTATAGCTCTGATGCTTAAATTCCACGCTCTTAAGCATTTTGCGATAGCGTGTTGGGATTCATTACACGGCCTCATATATATGTTCCTTTTATCAATGCAGCGGATAACAATACCAGAGATTATCGAAAATGAATGGTTTCAACAAGATTATGTGCCCACATATGGAAATGATAGTGACGAAAAAATCTACCTTGATGATGTTAATGCCGCATTTGATTCAATTGAGGTAAAAGCTCCGCATGATTGTAACGCAGAGAAAAATGCTAGAATCTCACCTTCACTGCACATACATATCTGATTTTGCACAATTGTTATTTGTTCCATGCAGGAGAATGTGGCGGAGacaaaaattccaaaatccTCAAGTTTTATAAATGCATTCCAATTGATAGCCATGTCAAATGATCTCGATCTGTCAGGTCTTTTCGAGGAACAGGCAAGTTCACAATGAAGGAAAAGATatcctaaaatatttataatcctactgtttttttttttctcgcttataacaagtaataatgctaAACCGTGCTCTTAATTTAGGATGAGAACAAGCATAAAACAAGGATTGGATCCAAGCATACCATTACTGAAACCATGAAGAAAATAGAAGCTGCTGCAACGGATGCGAGCCTTTCAGTAGCAAGAACAAACAACTTCAGGGTACACGAAAATCATATTCGATTGCTTCTTTATCCACTTATCAAAGTTCTTTCCTGCCAACTCatggtgaatttttttttttttttcatcagatGAAAATGCATGCAAAACAGATTATGACTAGATGCTGTAGATCATACATTGACATATCAGCAGAGGTAAGAAATTGCCATACATTTGAATGAGTCGTGAATAGAGGATTTTAAGTTCGATCTCTGACCATCCAGGCGAAAATGGCAGGTGATTGAAGTTGCTCCCACGAATTGTGTCGTTGAAATATCAAGATCTGCAGGGGAGCTTAGACTGTACAAAGAAGTATGATCACCATATCCATTAGCTAAATATGCACTTATGATAAAAAATGTTTACTTACTGAGACAATATTCTGTTGAAAATGATCTCAGTTCTGTAAAAGTTTATCAAGTCAGCTGACAGACAAAGCCGCTGCTTCATCACCGAAGCAAGAATCTGAGGCTGTCAACACCGATAGAGAAAGTATCGAAGAAAAAGAACGGTAATCCGAAACTATTCTGCAATGTGTCAAGATAACGGTATACCATAGATTGCTGCAGCTGGCTGACTAGTTGTATTTTCGATAATTATATGCAGCTCTGAGGAGACGAATTCCAGAACAATCAAAGACTACCGCGGTTATTCATCGTCTTGACGAGCTTCTGTTTTTTCGTTCAAGACGAAGTTCCTGAGGGATCGTAAAGGAAGATGTAAATCTAGAGTAGAAAAACCTGATTCTTTTGCAAAGCTTTCTCCTTacaagcagaaaagaaagaagaggaacGTTTCTTGCATGcttcaaaattcaaatgtaattgtgtatttaattttaacaaTTTCCCATTCACTTTTGATACAAAATAAGTTATCAAAGATGACAAAGGATCACAGTGTCTGTGATTCTCCATTTGTACTGTATTTGAAAggatataaatattaattttccCGAAAGCATATTTATTTCTTTCTCCAGAGAAAGATTTCGTATCCAAGCAAGGACATGTTTCTGAAACTTTCAAACGCAATCGATTGTACTAGTTTGGGACAGAGTTGCACGAATCTAATTCGCGTGGAACAGAATTCGTGCGATCTCTAATTCGTGCAACTCTGTTCCACGTTTGGCACCGCATACCCCTGAAAGTTGGAGTGTTCATAAAAGTGCAACCTAGGGTGGTTGTGGGCAGACAATTGCGGCCGTGGCGGTGGAGGCGGGTAAATGGCGCAATGCGGTCTTTATCACATATTCGGGTGGATTCTAAATTTGCAATTATATAACACCAATGTCTACGTTTTCTTCCACATACAGCTACGCTTTCCAACTCCCTTAAAATCTTAGTTGTAAACATCTCCTAAATCCCAAGATTTATATGCCAACCGTACAAAATTCCAACTTCTCCTAGAGCATCTACTCTAGTTTCTTATCCAACACGCTGTGATTTTCTGACTTTCAGGAATTGTCTCTGTTGTCTGAAGGGTTCATTTGATAAGCATTTTCGCTCtgagtttttcattttttgtgttAGAGGTTGAGGGAAATACATGGGAGAAATGAGGGATGTAgaagaaattgcacaaaatCAATCCCTCTTCTTCATCCATTGTTTTACCCATATACTTTCCTAATATCTCGAGcacccaaaaattgaaaactaaaaacaaaatggtaATCAAACAGACCTTAAGGTGGAGAGCCTCACGTTAGAAGACCTTGTACATGCGTTCACGTAGGAGCTGACAATTCGGAACTGGCTTGAAAACATAGTGAAAAATTACACATCTCTGCATTTACATTTGACGTCAAATATACATCACATTACCTTCAAGGTGGGCAATGTACCTGATAAGCTTTATAAATGATAAAAATTACAATAAAGTAGCAGTCTAATCCGTTGTTGAATCGCCaatcagaaaaaaataaaaaataaaaacttctaCAAGCCTTAGAGAAGGAAGGAATCTATGATATGGAAAACCACATCCGCACCATCAGAATTCAACCAATAGCTCTTCACCTGTATGTATGAGGGAGTAGATATatgtaagaaaaagaaaacacagAACACAACACGCTTCTTTACGAGACTATGTTGTTACTAGTTACTAGTACATCTAATTGGGAACTTTACGAGTATTAATGCAGCCAACCAAAACTTGCCTGAATAGTATTATGAGCAATGTATCGTTGTGTACTTTTTTGAAAGCTGACATCCACACGTTCCCAAGGTATCTGAGTAAGACCTCTAATCATCTCCTCTACACACAATAAAGGACAAACGCTATTTAAAACTGAAAGTAAACTTTGAATATATGAAAATCATAATAAGAAACAAGATCACGAGGTCAATAATAAGGGACACAGAGAAAATACTTGTAACAGCCATAAAATGCATGCtggaaaggaaaattaatatgTATTCGGTGATGAATACATATAATAAGAAACAATACTCTGTGCTTCCCCTGACGACCACTCCTCTTTTTCCCTTATCCAAATAACCGCCAACCCACACTATTACTTTCCAACACCTTTCTCTCTCCAATCCATAAAAGTAGCCAGTATGTTTTTTTGGTTGTAATCGTAACAGAACACACATAATAAATGATCTGCAGATCACCAACTATGATGCATATAGATAGTGTGTCCAACACATTTACGGAATGTTCAAGAAGTATCTATATGTGCTGACTGCTGACATAACATGAAGAGTATTTACATAACACACCAATTGCTAACAAGATCAACTTTTAAAGCaccgagtccacacaaattgaAAACGTATGTCCTTATAACATTGGTGGAAAGAAATAAACTTAGGATTGAACTAGTCCCCACTCATCCCTCATCACCATTTGGGCCAAAGCTCAGGTcgtaattttttttccaatagTTACGCACAACTCAGAAGATAAGTTTGACAAACCTTCCAAGTCTATTTTTACGTCATGAGCAGATGAAGAAGCTTTCATATGAATATCATCAAAAGTTTCTCGCTTGATATATACGATATGTGGATATCTCTCATCGGTTACAAGTAGATTGGACTGCAAATAAGAATTGGAAggcaaaaaaacagaaaaaaaaaatggagtgaGTTTGGAACCATAACAGATAGGCACACCCTGAATAGGCAAttgaagagaaaacaagaagaCTTACCTTTGGAAGTTCATCTTGACGCCGGATTGATGATGTTCTCCATCCAACCATATCTTGAAACTAAGTCAACATAAACAAGTTTCAACTGGTTCCAAAGTGAAAATACACAAATATACCATATAATCAAATTTTGATAGCAAAATAAACAGGAAAAAGGATACGATCATAATTTGCATTAGCATATGCTACACGGCGCTTAAATGCACGCAAAGCCGATCTGCACAGGCAAGAAAAAGATATATTACCATCtacaaaattattataattcaaTCTTTTGGGAAATCATGGAGAATTATGGACATACTAATACTAACATGAATTTTAGGTCATCACAGTCATTAACcattcgaagaagaagaggaggtctGCCATCATCATCGTCTGTTAGGAAGAGATGCTTCCCAGATCTCCCAACAATAAAGTGTGCAGTTTGAGAAGCTCTTCTCTCGAGAAAAGGAAGACCACAGAGAAATGGGAGCTGcggaaacaaagttaaaaaattcACGTTCACAAGATTCCTCCCATATTTTCTTACAAGATTCTCTAATGTAGAATGAAAGTAATAAAAGGAATTCTTCAATTCGCAGCTACTTTTCATCACTGCATTCTATATAGTCATCATATGTGCGTGTAAATTGCTCAATTTTGTTTATCCATAGCAAATATGAAGAAAATAAGCATTTCCTACCTGTTTATTTCCCCTTGAACCAAGATGTGGTGTTGCAACCGTTATAAAGTTCATTGCTTCCAGTCCAGCAATTGTACCATGGTGAGGCTGGTCAATGGATTGTGTCAACTTATTTGTATGCCCTTCAATTAAGCAATTACCATTTTGACCTGAGGGTTCTGATTTTGGAAAAGGTTCATACAGCCTTCCGACGGCATACCTTGCAACCAACCCCCCTAAGGAATGAGCCACAAAAGATATTTTCCGCACCTCAGACCTCCTTCTGACAACAGCTAATACCTGCATTGCTTTTAGCTCTGGAATTTAAGATTTGCCCAAAGTTTGAAATAAATAACTTTATAATATTGAGATTTATCTTTGCAGTTCTCTTATACACTGGTGAGTACCATAAGCATTTTATTATGGTTCAAAAAATGCCCACTTTAGTATCATAAACCAAGACATGCTATGCTAAAATATGCGGACTAATATGCCATTACCAAATACCTCTTCAGCTAGCCTCTCACCCATCAAGTCAACACCGTCAAATGTCAGTCTTGAAGAGTTACATTCACTACCTGCTGGGAAAATTCTAAGTCAGACAGATCATGTATTTTGGAAATAATATGATTCCTAAAGTAAATTTGCAGCAAACAAGGAGGAGCTTGCATATTTACAAGTTTTAATCACTAACAGATCCTCcccaattaaataaattttacaAATTGGAAATATACTAAGATACTTAGTTACTTAGTGAATAAGACTCTTCGGCGCACTTGTAAGAAAAAATCACAAGTGAAAAGAAGCACTCACGGTGCACAATTACTTTATCAGGAAGCTTTTTCACAAACTGATCTGCGGCGTATCTCCAGTCTGAAGCACTGAAATCATGGAAAAAGAATTTCACAtgacatgcaaaaaaaaaaaggtttacaaAATGACAGAAAATATTAGTCAGGGAAAGACAAAAATAAGAATTTAGGCCTCGTTTGGTCACTAGGATTGAATTGGAATAGATAACTCACTATATTCAAGGTATATTGAAGGTAGAGgttaatgatttttcattttgaggGCATTAGACATGAAGAAAACTTATCCCTCCTAATCCTACCATTTTGGTTAATGATTGGAATGGAGAAGTTTTCTTAATAAGTAATCCACCTACATTCAAGTTGGACACAATTCATTCATTTCTTCCTTCAAACATA
It encodes the following:
- the LOC103404102 gene encoding uncharacterized protein yields the protein MIAANSPLNSAIPVLRTADPTRKHCSFEPLCSSNHLSFSSSERGLFITRTRMDLLRRFVTGGCVRDPDHQGIKVEIDSGGKDVFAADPKGSGVPEHLVIMVNGIIGSASDWRYAADQFVKKLPDKVIVHRSECNSSRLTFDGVDLMGERLAEEVLAVVRRRSEVRKISFVAHSLGGLVARYAVGRLYEPFPKSEPSGQNGNCLIEGHTNKLTQSIDQPHHGTIAGLEAMNFITVATPHLGSRGNKQLPFLCGLPFLERRASQTAHFIVGRSGKHLFLTDDDDGRPPLLLRMVNDCDDLKFISALRAFKRRVAYANANYDHMVGWRTSSIRRQDELPKSNLLVTDERYPHIVYIKRETFDDIHMKASSSAHDVKIDLEEEMIRGLTQIPWERVDVSFQKSTQRYIAHNTIQVKSYWLNSDGADVVFHIIDSFLL
- the LOC103404104 gene encoding CBL-interacting serine/threonine-protein kinase 21, yielding MGFASNVGKYQLGRTIGEGTFAKVKLALDSTNGKYVAIKILDKHMVMQTNLKNQVQREIRTMKLLNHSNIVRIHEVIGTKTKIYIVMEHVSGGQLADKMLYAKRFSEGEARKLFQQLIDAMDYCHNRGVYHRDLKPENLLLASNGTLKMSDFGLSALRKPGDLLSTKCGSPSYVAPELILSKVYDGAAADVWSSGVILFELLAGHLPFDESSLMSLYKKISRAEYTFPQWFTQDQKKLISRILDPNPRTRITIPEIIENEWFQQDYVPTYGNDSDEKIYLDDVNAAFDSIEENVAETKIPKSSSFINAFQLIAMSNDLDLSGLFEEQDENKHKTRIGSKHTITETMKKIEAAATDASLSVARTNNFRMKMHAKQIMTRCCRSYIDISAEVIEVAPTNCVVEISRSAGELRLYKEFCKSLSSQLTDKAAASSPKQESEAVNTDRESIEEKERSEETNSRTIKDYRGYSSS